A single genomic interval of Streptococcus suis harbors:
- a CDS encoding S8 family serine peptidase, with the protein MKKKETFSLRKYKIGTVSVLLGAVFLFAGAPSVVADELTSLAETKVEATVPDAIVSESASESSVVEELVDTSVEATQTDVTTTGNEEETHGSEALENITNTEVEATQPAVETPAISEKKVEEEEKLAVADETTAITNQEEAKPQNIDSNTIITVPKVWDSGYKGEGTVVAIIDSGLDVDHDVLHISDLSTAKYKSEKEIEAAKEAAGITYGEWFNDKVVFGYNYVDVNTVLKEEDKRSHGMHVTSIATGNPTQPVAGQLMYGVAPEAQVMFMRVFSDLKATTGAALYVKAIEDAVKLGADSINLSLGGANGSVVNMNENVTAAIEAARRAGVSVVIAAGNDGTFGSGHSNPSADYPDYGLVGAPSTARDAISVASYNNTTVGSKVINIIGLENNADLNYGKSSFDNPEKSPVPFEIGKEYEYVYAGIGQASDFDGLDLTGKLALIKRGTITFSEKIANATAAGAVGVVIFNSRPGEANVSMQLDDTAIAIPSVFIPLEFGEALAANSYKIAFNNETDIRPNPEAGLLSDFSSWGLSADGELKPDLAAPGGAIYAAINDNDYANMQGTSMASPHVAGAAVLVKQYLQATYPTKSPQEIEALVKHLLMSTAKAHVNKETTAYTSPRQQGAGIIDTAAAISTGLYLTGEDGYGSITLGNVEDTFSFTVTLHNITNEDKTLNYSTQLTTDTVQNGLITLAPRLLAEISGGKVTVKANSSTTVTINVDASSFAEELTGLMKNGYYLEGFVRFTDVADGGDIVSIPYVGFRGEFQNLAVLEEPIYNLIADGKGGFYFEPVTAQPDTVDISHHYTGLVTGSTELIYSTDKRSDFAIKTLGTFKNEAGYFVLELDESGKPHLAISPNGDDNQDSLAFKGVFLRNYTDLVASVYAADDTERTNPLWESQPQSGNKNFYSGDPKNPKSSIIYPTEWNGTDSKGNALADGKYQYVLTYSSEVPGAAVQTMIFDVIIDRESPVITTATYDETNFTFNPRPAIEKGESGLYREQVFYLVADASGVTTIPSLLENGDVTVSDNKVFVAQNDDGSFTLPLDLADISKFYYTVEDYAGNISYEKVENLISIGNEKGLVTVNILDKDTNSPAPILFSYSVTDETGKIVAELPRYAGDTSVLKLPFGTYTFDLFLYDTEWSSLAGETKAVVTISEENSTAEVNFYVTLKDKANLLVDIDALLPSGSTIQLVTADGQTIQLPNAKYSKTDYGKFVPVGTYTILPTLPEGYEFLEELDVVVLANQSNVKKLTLINKVALKELIAELAGLEETARYYNASPELQTAYVKALEDANAVYANKHNQAQVDSAVASLVAAREQLNGQATDTEKLIAEVSNYTPTQANFIYYNAENTKQIAYDTAVRSAQLVLNQENVTQAVVNQALADLLAAKAGLDGQKTDISALRSAVSVSSVLKATDAKYLNASENVKQAYDQAVEAAKAILADESASQASVDQALAVLTSAQAELDGVATSTNDAKEPANTATDKKDEGTVTPPPIDSEKVDVQAPPVKDTGNSGYVPIGQKPNPQPTLPRPVTLQASLSSPNQEKQVTQLPNTGENDTRYYLVLGVIIGLGTLLVSKRRHKEEV; encoded by the coding sequence ATGAAAAAGAAAGAAACTTTCTCACTTCGGAAGTATAAAATTGGAACTGTGTCTGTTCTTTTGGGTGCAGTTTTTTTGTTTGCAGGTGCACCATCGGTAGTTGCAGATGAATTGACAAGCCTTGCAGAGACTAAGGTGGAAGCAACTGTTCCTGACGCAATCGTCAGCGAATCAGCCTCAGAAAGTTCCGTTGTCGAGGAGTTAGTTGACACTTCTGTGGAGGCTACCCAAACTGATGTAACCACTACAGGTAATGAAGAGGAAACACATGGCTCAGAAGCTCTTGAAAACATCACAAATACAGAAGTAGAAGCGACTCAACCAGCTGTAGAAACTCCAGCTATTTCAGAGAAAAAAGTAGAAGAAGAGGAGAAGCTTGCCGTAGCAGATGAGACTACTGCTATTACTAATCAGGAAGAAGCGAAACCACAAAACATTGATAGTAATACAATCATTACAGTACCTAAAGTTTGGGATAGTGGTTACAAGGGCGAAGGGACAGTAGTTGCAATCATAGATTCCGGTCTTGACGTTGATCACGATGTATTGCATATTTCAGATCTCTCAACTGCAAAATATAAATCAGAAAAAGAGATAGAAGCAGCTAAAGAAGCAGCAGGAATTACCTACGGTGAATGGTTTAACGATAAGGTTGTATTTGGTTATAACTATGTTGATGTGAATACTGTCTTGAAAGAAGAAGACAAACGCTCACACGGTATGCACGTAACGAGTATTGCCACAGGAAATCCGACACAACCAGTCGCTGGACAATTAATGTATGGTGTAGCTCCTGAAGCGCAAGTCATGTTTATGCGTGTATTCTCAGACCTCAAAGCTACAACAGGCGCAGCATTGTACGTAAAGGCGATTGAAGATGCTGTAAAATTAGGTGCAGATAGCATCAACCTCAGCCTGGGAGGAGCTAATGGCTCTGTTGTTAACATGAATGAAAATGTGACTGCAGCAATCGAGGCTGCTCGTCGTGCAGGGGTTTCTGTTGTTATTGCAGCTGGTAATGATGGAACATTTGGTTCAGGTCATTCTAATCCGTCAGCCGATTATCCAGATTATGGCTTGGTCGGTGCCCCTTCAACAGCTCGCGATGCAATTTCTGTCGCTTCTTACAATAACACAACGGTTGGTAGTAAAGTAATCAATATCATTGGCTTAGAAAACAATGCTGACTTGAATTACGGTAAGAGTTCGTTTGATAATCCAGAGAAAAGTCCCGTACCATTTGAAATCGGGAAAGAATATGAATATGTCTATGCGGGAATCGGTCAAGCTTCGGATTTTGATGGTCTAGATTTGACTGGAAAACTTGCACTCATCAAACGTGGAACGATTACCTTCTCAGAAAAAATAGCCAATGCAACAGCTGCAGGTGCAGTAGGGGTGGTCATTTTCAATAGCCGTCCAGGTGAAGCCAATGTAAGCATGCAACTTGATGATACAGCTATTGCAATTCCATCTGTCTTCATTCCATTGGAATTTGGTGAAGCTTTGGCAGCTAACTCATATAAGATTGCGTTCAATAACGAAACAGATATTCGCCCTAACCCAGAAGCAGGTCTTCTTTCAGATTTTTCAAGTTGGGGTCTATCAGCGGATGGCGAGCTAAAACCAGACTTAGCTGCTCCAGGTGGTGCTATTTATGCAGCTATCAATGATAATGACTATGCCAACATGCAGGGAACAAGTATGGCTTCACCACACGTGGCAGGAGCAGCCGTACTAGTAAAACAGTATTTACAGGCAACTTACCCTACTAAGTCCCCTCAAGAAATCGAAGCCTTAGTAAAACACTTGCTTATGTCTACTGCTAAAGCACATGTGAACAAAGAAACAACAGCCTACACTTCCCCTCGCCAACAAGGTGCAGGTATCATCGATACTGCGGCAGCTATTTCTACAGGTTTATATTTGACTGGCGAAGACGGTTATGGCAGCATTACCTTGGGCAATGTTGAGGATACATTCAGCTTTACGGTCACACTTCATAACATTACAAACGAAGATAAGACTTTAAACTACTCAACGCAATTAACAACTGATACTGTCCAAAATGGATTAATCACCTTGGCTCCGCGTCTATTAGCAGAGATTTCTGGCGGTAAGGTGACTGTGAAAGCCAATTCAAGTACAACTGTTACAATTAATGTCGATGCATCAAGCTTTGCAGAAGAATTGACAGGTTTAATGAAAAACGGTTACTATCTTGAAGGTTTTGTTCGATTTACAGATGTAGCCGATGGTGGTGATATTGTCAGCATTCCATACGTTGGTTTCCGTGGGGAATTCCAAAATCTAGCCGTTCTAGAAGAGCCGATTTACAATCTTATTGCCGATGGTAAGGGGGGCTTCTACTTTGAACCTGTTACAGCACAACCAGATACTGTTGACATCAGCCATCACTACACAGGTCTTGTTACAGGAAGTACCGAGTTAATCTATTCTACAGATAAACGATCTGACTTTGCTATCAAGACTCTAGGTACATTTAAAAATGAAGCAGGATACTTTGTTTTAGAGCTTGATGAGTCTGGTAAGCCTCATTTAGCTATCTCGCCAAATGGGGATGACAACCAAGATTCGCTCGCTTTCAAAGGTGTCTTCTTGAGAAATTATACGGATTTAGTCGCAAGCGTCTATGCTGCAGATGATACTGAGCGAACAAATCCACTTTGGGAAAGTCAACCACAGTCAGGCAATAAGAACTTCTATAGTGGTGATCCTAAAAATCCAAAATCAAGCATTATTTACCCTACTGAATGGAATGGGACAGACAGCAAGGGAAATGCTTTAGCAGATGGTAAGTATCAATACGTTTTGACCTACTCATCTGAAGTTCCAGGTGCAGCAGTACAAACTATGATTTTCGATGTTATCATCGATAGAGAATCACCAGTTATCACCACAGCTACCTATGATGAAACAAACTTTACATTTAACCCTCGTCCAGCCATTGAAAAAGGAGAATCCGGTCTATATCGCGAGCAAGTATTCTACCTTGTAGCAGATGCAAGCGGTGTGACAACTATTCCTTCCTTATTAGAAAATGGTGATGTAACCGTTTCTGATAACAAGGTATTTGTGGCACAAAACGACGATGGCTCCTTTACATTGCCTCTTGACCTTGCAGATATTTCAAAATTCTACTACACAGTAGAGGATTATGCTGGTAACATCAGCTATGAAAAAGTAGAGAATCTGATCAGTATTGGCAATGAAAAAGGGTTGGTAACTGTCAATATTCTTGATAAAGATACAAATAGTCCTGCACCAATACTTTTCTCTTACTCAGTCACCGATGAAACAGGCAAGATTGTTGCAGAATTACCACGATATGCCGGCGATACTAGCGTTCTTAAGCTACCATTTGGTACTTACACCTTTGATTTATTCTTATATGATACAGAATGGTCAAGCCTAGCTGGTGAAACAAAAGCAGTCGTGACAATTTCGGAAGAAAATAGTACTGCCGAGGTGAATTTCTATGTGACTTTGAAAGATAAGGCCAACTTGCTGGTAGATATTGATGCATTACTACCTTCTGGTTCAACCATCCAACTGGTAACTGCTGATGGCCAGACTATTCAGCTACCAAATGCTAAATATTCTAAGACCGATTATGGTAAATTTGTACCAGTTGGTACCTACACTATCCTTCCAACCCTCCCAGAAGGCTATGAATTTTTGGAAGAATTAGACGTAGTAGTACTTGCAAACCAGTCAAATGTTAAGAAATTAACCTTGATTAATAAAGTTGCTTTGAAAGAACTGATTGCTGAACTTGCTGGACTTGAAGAAACAGCGCGTTATTACAATGCTAGTCCAGAACTTCAAACTGCCTATGTTAAAGCATTAGAAGATGCCAATGCAGTATATGCCAACAAACACAATCAGGCACAAGTAGATTCAGCAGTTGCCAGTCTTGTGGCAGCGAGAGAGCAGCTAAACGGTCAGGCTACCGATACGGAAAAACTGATTGCTGAAGTATCAAACTACACACCGACTCAGGCAAACTTTATTTACTACAATGCTGAAAATACCAAACAAATTGCCTATGATACAGCTGTTCGTTCAGCACAACTTGTATTGAACCAAGAGAATGTAACACAGGCAGTTGTCAACCAAGCGTTGGCGGACTTGTTAGCAGCGAAAGCCGGCTTAGATGGTCAAAAGACTGATATTTCAGCCCTTCGTAGCGCAGTATCCGTTTCTTCCGTATTAAAAGCGACAGATGCTAAGTATCTCAATGCATCTGAAAACGTGAAACAAGCTTATGACCAGGCAGTTGAAGCAGCGAAAGCGATTCTAGCTGATGAATCTGCAAGCCAAGCAAGTGTCGATCAAGCTCTAGCCGTTCTGACAAGCGCTCAGGCAGAACTGGATGGTGTTGCTACTTCAACAAATGATGCCAAAGAGCCAGCAAATACTGCCACTGACAAAAAAGATGAAGGCACTGTAACGCCTCCACCTATAGACTCAGAAAAAGTTGATGTACAAGCACCTCCTGTAAAAGATACTGGGAATTCAGGATATGTACCGATAGGGCAGAAGCCAAACCCTCAACCAACTTTACCTCGTCCAGTCACTTTGCAAGCTAGTCTATCTAGCCCTAATCAAGAAAAACAAGTGACTCAACTACCAAATACTGGAGAAAATGATACGAGATACTATCTTGTTCTTGGTGTCATTATTGGGCTAGGGACTCTGTTGGTAAGCAAACGACGTCATAAAGAAGAAGTCTAA
- a CDS encoding NAD(P)H-hydrate dehydratase yields the protein MDLQELCRKVIQARTRNSHKGSYGRVLLIGGLYPYGGAIIMAALASVNSGAGLVTVATEKDNIPALHSHLPEAMAFSFDDQALLISSLENADLVLIGPGLGENSRAEQLLDFVFEHLSDQQILVLDGSALTLVAKQNRKNFPCKQVILTPHQKEWERLSAIPVADQASQRNLEALQSFQENTILVAKSSATQILKTQPNQVTPIGAGGPYQATGGMGDTLAGMIAGFAVQFPHVQLYERILVATYLHSYIADQLAQDYYLVKPTDISRNIQKTMASISNTNNRLIND from the coding sequence ATGGACTTACAAGAACTCTGTAGAAAGGTCATTCAAGCAAGAACACGCAACAGCCATAAGGGAAGCTATGGTCGAGTCTTGCTGATTGGTGGACTGTATCCCTATGGTGGTGCGATTATCATGGCCGCACTAGCAAGCGTCAACAGTGGAGCAGGCTTGGTAACTGTTGCTACTGAAAAAGATAACATACCAGCCTTACATAGTCATCTGCCTGAAGCTATGGCATTTTCATTTGACGATCAAGCCTTGCTGATAAGCAGCTTAGAAAATGCTGACTTGGTATTGATTGGTCCAGGTTTGGGGGAAAATAGCAGAGCTGAACAGTTATTGGACTTTGTTTTTGAACATTTATCTGACCAGCAGATTTTAGTTCTTGACGGATCAGCCCTTACCTTAGTCGCAAAGCAAAACAGAAAGAACTTCCCGTGTAAACAAGTCATCCTGACACCCCACCAGAAAGAATGGGAACGGTTATCAGCCATTCCGGTTGCTGACCAAGCAAGCCAAAGAAATCTTGAAGCCTTGCAATCTTTTCAAGAAAATACAATCCTTGTAGCTAAAAGTTCTGCTACTCAAATCCTAAAAACCCAGCCAAACCAAGTCACTCCAATAGGAGCTGGTGGTCCCTACCAAGCAACAGGAGGTATGGGAGATACTCTTGCAGGTATGATTGCAGGATTTGCTGTACAATTTCCCCATGTTCAACTATATGAAAGAATCCTTGTAGCAACCTACCTCCACTCCTATATTGCTGACCAACTGGCTCAAGATTATTATCTTGTAAAGCCAACCGATATCTCAAGAAACATCCAAAAGACAATGGCTTCAATTTCAAATACAAACAACCGCCTAATCAATGATTAA
- the nth gene encoding endonuclease III encodes MVLSKKRARKVIEEIIALYPDAKPSLDFRNHFELVCAVLLSAQTTDAAVNKATPGLFAAFPTPQAMAAAEVKDIEPYISRLGLYRNKAKFLKDCAQQLMERHNGIVPQTREELEALAGVGRKTANVVLSVGFGIPAFAVDTHVGRICKHHDIVKKSATPLETEKRVMEVLPPELWLPAHQAMIYFGREVCHPKNPECEKFPQLYEFD; translated from the coding sequence ATGGTATTATCAAAAAAACGTGCAAGAAAAGTTATTGAAGAAATCATCGCTCTATATCCTGATGCTAAGCCTAGCTTGGACTTTCGAAATCACTTTGAGTTGGTATGTGCAGTGCTCTTATCTGCTCAAACTACAGATGCTGCGGTGAATAAGGCGACACCTGGTTTGTTCGCAGCTTTCCCTACACCCCAAGCCATGGCGGCAGCAGAAGTGAAGGATATTGAGCCTTATATTTCTCGTTTGGGTTTGTACCGAAACAAGGCAAAATTTTTAAAAGACTGTGCCCAGCAGTTGATGGAACGGCATAATGGTATTGTTCCTCAAACTCGTGAGGAATTAGAAGCCTTGGCAGGAGTGGGAAGAAAAACGGCCAATGTTGTTTTAAGTGTCGGTTTCGGAATTCCCGCCTTTGCAGTTGATACCCACGTGGGACGGATTTGTAAACACCACGATATTGTCAAAAAATCGGCTACACCCCTGGAAACAGAAAAACGAGTCATGGAAGTCTTACCTCCTGAACTCTGGCTCCCTGCTCATCAAGCTATGATTTATTTTGGTCGTGAGGTTTGCCATCCTAAGAACCCTGAATGCGAAAAATTCCCACAATTATATGAATTTGACTAA
- the guaC gene encoding GMP reductase, which yields MFNETPVFDYEDIQLIPNKCIINSRSEADTTVTLGKYSFKLPVVPANMQTIIDEDVAEMLAKDGYFYIMHRFDEEGRIPFVKRMHDQGLIASISVGVKEYEYEFVTSLKADAPEFITIDIAHGHAESVIKMIQHIKKELPDTFVIAGNVGTPEAVRELENAGADATKVGIGPGKVCITKVKTGFGTGGWQLAALRWCAKAARKPIIADGGIRTHGDIAKSIRFGASMVMIGSLFAGHIESPGKTIEVDGEKFKEYYGSASEYQKGAYKNVEGKKILLPAKGHLKDTLIEMEQDLQSSISYAGGRDITSLKHVDYVIVKNSIWNGDSI from the coding sequence ATGTTCAACGAAACACCAGTTTTTGACTACGAAGATATTCAGCTCATTCCAAATAAATGTATCATCAATAGCCGTTCCGAGGCAGATACAACAGTGACTCTTGGGAAATATAGCTTTAAATTACCAGTTGTTCCAGCTAATATGCAGACTATTATTGATGAAGATGTAGCAGAGATGTTGGCAAAAGATGGCTATTTTTACATCATGCACCGTTTTGATGAAGAGGGACGTATTCCTTTCGTGAAGCGCATGCATGACCAAGGCTTGATTGCTTCTATCTCGGTTGGCGTAAAAGAATATGAATATGAGTTTGTGACTAGTTTGAAAGCTGATGCCCCTGAGTTTATCACCATTGATATTGCGCATGGTCATGCAGAAAGTGTTATCAAGATGATTCAACATATCAAGAAAGAACTGCCTGATACCTTTGTCATTGCAGGTAATGTTGGGACTCCTGAAGCTGTACGTGAGTTGGAAAATGCTGGTGCGGATGCGACAAAAGTTGGTATTGGTCCAGGTAAAGTATGTATTACAAAGGTTAAGACTGGTTTTGGTACAGGTGGTTGGCAGCTGGCAGCCCTTCGTTGGTGTGCAAAAGCTGCCCGTAAACCAATTATTGCGGACGGTGGTATTCGTACCCACGGAGACATTGCCAAATCCATCCGCTTCGGCGCAAGCATGGTCATGATTGGTTCGCTCTTTGCCGGTCACATTGAAAGCCCAGGTAAAACAATTGAAGTTGATGGTGAGAAATTCAAAGAGTACTACGGCTCTGCATCTGAATATCAAAAAGGTGCTTATAAGAACGTGGAAGGCAAAAAAATTCTCCTGCCAGCCAAAGGCCACTTGAAAGATACGCTGATTGAAATGGAGCAAGATTTGCAGTCATCTATTTCTTATGCAGGAGGACGTGACATTACCAGCTTGAAGCATGTGGACTATGTTATCGTGAAAAACTCTATCTGGAATGGTGACTCTATCTAG
- a CDS encoding MATE family efflux transporter, translating to MYQTRNNKEKLWLFIKIFLPILIYQFANYSASFIDTMMTGQYSTMDLAGVSMATSLWNPLFSFLTGIVSALVPIIAQYLGKGERDKIREEFHQFVYLAIGLTILLLCSILFIAVPALAQFGLDETVFQVGRQYLYFISIGILPLLLFSVCRSFFDALGLTQLSMYLMLLLVPFNSLFNYLLIYGKMGLPALGGAGAGLGTALAYWAVLLVIVIVMCKNKTISSYQIWRWSPIDLSLLKEGLKIGLPIGLQVFAEVAIFAVVGLYMAKFSAQIIAAHQSAMNFATLLYAFPASVSSALAIVIAYEVGAKRPQDVKAYSRLGRLVALGFAGLTLTFLYFFRSKVAYLYGNDAEFIRLTSHFLSFALMFQLADAFTAPIQGILRGYKDTTVPFILGLVAYWSMTFPVAFLLERFFQMGPEAYWIGLISGIFVCGIALNLRLIKIAHSHLSVK from the coding sequence ATGTACCAAACAAGAAATAACAAAGAGAAGCTCTGGCTCTTTATCAAAATTTTTTTGCCCATTTTAATTTATCAATTTGCTAATTACTCGGCATCTTTTATCGATACCATGATGACTGGTCAGTATAGTACTATGGATTTGGCAGGTGTTTCCATGGCAACAAGTCTTTGGAATCCGCTTTTTTCATTTCTAACAGGGATTGTATCTGCATTGGTTCCAATCATCGCTCAATATTTAGGAAAAGGTGAAAGAGATAAGATTCGTGAGGAGTTTCATCAGTTTGTTTATCTAGCCATCGGATTAACCATTTTGCTCTTGTGCTCGATCCTATTTATCGCTGTTCCCGCCTTGGCTCAGTTTGGACTTGATGAAACTGTTTTTCAAGTTGGTCGGCAGTACCTCTATTTTATTTCCATTGGTATCCTGCCTCTCTTGCTCTTTAGTGTCTGTCGCTCTTTTTTCGACGCCCTCGGTTTGACTCAGCTATCCATGTACCTCATGTTGCTCCTTGTCCCATTTAACAGTCTATTTAACTATCTCTTAATTTATGGGAAAATGGGCCTACCGGCCCTGGGCGGAGCTGGAGCTGGATTGGGTACTGCTTTAGCTTACTGGGCGGTATTGCTAGTAATCGTCATTGTCATGTGCAAAAATAAGACTATTTCTTCTTATCAGATTTGGCGGTGGAGTCCGATTGACCTTTCTTTATTGAAGGAAGGCTTGAAAATCGGTCTTCCCATCGGTTTACAAGTCTTTGCAGAAGTAGCAATTTTTGCAGTAGTAGGGCTCTACATGGCAAAATTTTCAGCACAGATTATAGCAGCCCACCAGTCAGCTATGAACTTTGCGACATTATTATATGCCTTTCCTGCCTCAGTTTCTTCAGCCCTAGCTATTGTCATTGCTTATGAAGTAGGGGCTAAACGACCACAAGATGTGAAAGCCTACAGCCGTCTAGGACGCTTGGTTGCACTTGGTTTTGCAGGCCTAACACTCACTTTCCTTTATTTTTTCCGCTCCAAAGTTGCCTACCTTTATGGTAATGATGCAGAATTTATCCGTCTGACCTCGCATTTCCTGAGCTTTGCCCTCATGTTCCAATTGGCAGATGCCTTTACAGCACCTATTCAGGGGATTTTACGTGGTTACAAGGATACGACTGTTCCATTTATACTTGGTTTGGTTGCCTATTGGTCTATGACCTTCCCAGTCGCATTCTTGCTTGAAAGATTTTTCCAAATGGGTCCAGAAGCCTATTGGATTGGTCTCATTTCAGGGATTTTTGTCTGCGGAATAGCTCTTAATTTGCGCTTGATCAAAATAGCTCATTCTCATTTGTCCGTGAAATAA
- the rimM gene encoding ribosome maturation factor RimM (Essential for efficient processing of 16S rRNA), with protein sequence MNYFNVGKIVNTQGLQGEMRVLSVTDFAEERFKKGAKLALFDDKDQFVMEVEIASHRKAKNFDIIKFKGMYHINDIEKYKGFSLKIAEENLTDLEDGEFYYHEIIGLDVYENDILIGQIKEILQPGANDVWVVKRKGKKDLLLPYIPPVVLNIDIPNNRVDVELLEGLDDEN encoded by the coding sequence ATGAATTATTTTAACGTAGGAAAGATTGTTAACACGCAAGGCCTACAAGGGGAAATGCGTGTTTTGTCTGTGACCGATTTTGCAGAAGAACGTTTTAAAAAAGGGGCAAAGCTTGCACTTTTTGATGACAAGGATCAGTTTGTCATGGAAGTGGAAATTGCTAGTCACCGTAAGGCTAAGAACTTTGATATTATCAAGTTTAAGGGCATGTACCATATCAACGATATTGAAAAGTACAAGGGCTTTAGTTTGAAAATTGCCGAGGAAAACTTGACCGACCTTGAAGATGGTGAGTTTTATTACCATGAAATTATCGGCTTGGATGTCTATGAGAATGATATTCTGATCGGACAAATCAAGGAAATCTTGCAGCCAGGTGCCAATGATGTCTGGGTGGTGAAACGAAAAGGTAAGAAAGACCTGCTCTTGCCATATATTCCACCTGTTGTCTTGAACATTGATATTCCAAATAACCGTGTAGATGTGGAATTACTCGAGGGCCTAGACGATGAGAATTGA
- the trmD gene encoding tRNA (guanosine(37)-N1)-methyltransferase TrmD — translation MRIDILTLFPEMFAPLEHSIVGKARDKGLLEINYHNFRENAEKARHVDDEPYGGGQGMLLRAQPIFDTMDSIEQTKPRVILLDPAGRTFNQAYAEELAQEEQLIFICGHYEGYDERIKTLVTDEISLGDYVLTGGELAAMTMIDATVRLIPEVIGKEVSHTDDSFSSGLLEYPQYTRPYEYRGMVVPDVLMSGHHENIRKWRLEESLRKTYQRRPDLLENYNFTAEELTIFEKIKAEDTVD, via the coding sequence ATGAGAATTGATATTTTGACCCTCTTCCCTGAGATGTTTGCACCTCTAGAACACTCTATTGTGGGTAAGGCGCGTGACAAGGGCTTGTTGGAAATCAACTACCACAATTTCCGAGAGAATGCTGAAAAGGCTCGCCATGTGGACGATGAACCCTATGGTGGAGGACAAGGCATGTTGCTCCGTGCCCAGCCAATTTTTGATACCATGGATAGCATTGAACAAACCAAGCCACGTGTTATCCTATTGGATCCCGCTGGGCGTACTTTCAATCAGGCCTATGCCGAAGAATTGGCACAGGAAGAGCAGCTGATTTTCATTTGCGGTCACTATGAAGGATATGATGAGCGGATTAAGACCTTGGTAACAGATGAGATTTCTCTCGGAGACTATGTTCTGACAGGCGGAGAGTTGGCGGCTATGACCATGATTGATGCTACCGTTCGCCTGATTCCAGAGGTTATTGGCAAGGAAGTCAGTCATACGGATGATAGTTTTTCATCAGGGCTATTGGAATATCCTCAATACACCCGACCATACGAGTATCGTGGAATGGTAGTGCCAGATGTTCTCATGAGTGGGCACCATGAAAATATTCGTAAATGGCGTTTGGAAGAGAGTCTACGCAAAACCTATCAACGTCGTCCAGACTTGTTGGAAAATTACAACTTTACAGCTGAAGAGTTAACTATTTTTGAAAAAATCAAAGCAGAAGACACAGTTGATTAG
- a CDS encoding pyridoxal phosphate-dependent aminotransferase, which yields MKRKVFEHYQPYKLGKIAKYDLGNNENRIIDWSFLPQETLENLDVNQLSFYGDNTYSELIEKYAAYLGVNPKQVTVGVGSDHLIHMIVSTFMEKDDTFLTVNPDFFMYETYNHMHGSRFEAIDLEAKNDTLVLPVEKLLARAEEVKAKIIMLSNPNNPSSVAYSMEDLERLATSFKGLLVIDEAYIEFAEVESFISRLEDYENVLVLRTLSKAFGLAGLRVGFAVGSEELIYELDKVIPPFSLSNLTAKMATIALNYTDKVLETVGVIQNLREEMILFLQGLDNCQVLPSQASFVTFKAPWAEEFYQQALAQDWNFKYYPTGKLEGYIRLSIGRPEEMDMIKKMIEKLVEA from the coding sequence ATGAAACGCAAGGTATTTGAACATTACCAACCTTATAAGTTAGGAAAAATTGCTAAATACGACTTGGGCAATAATGAAAATCGCATTATTGATTGGTCCTTTTTGCCACAAGAGACCTTGGAAAATTTGGATGTCAATCAATTAAGTTTTTATGGTGATAACACTTACTCCGAACTGATTGAGAAATATGCGGCCTATCTTGGTGTGAATCCCAAACAAGTAACAGTAGGTGTGGGCTCTGATCACCTTATTCACATGATTGTTTCCACCTTTATGGAAAAGGATGATACTTTTTTGACTGTCAATCCAGACTTCTTCATGTATGAAACCTATAATCACATGCATGGTAGCCGTTTTGAAGCCATTGACTTGGAAGCAAAAAACGATACACTCGTCCTGCCAGTAGAGAAATTGTTGGCGCGTGCGGAGGAGGTGAAGGCAAAGATAATCATGCTTTCCAATCCTAACAATCCTTCCTCGGTTGCCTATTCTATGGAAGATTTGGAAAGGTTAGCGACTTCTTTCAAGGGATTGCTGGTTATTGACGAGGCCTATATTGAATTTGCAGAAGTTGAAAGTTTCATCAGCCGACTTGAAGACTATGAGAATGTCTTAGTTTTACGGACCTTATCAAAGGCTTTTGGACTTGCAGGTTTACGAGTTGGCTTTGCGGTAGGAAGCGAAGAGTTAATTTATGAATTGGACAAGGTCATTCCCCCGTTCAGCTTGTCAAACTTGACTGCAAAAATGGCAACCATTGCATTGAATTATACAGACAAAGTTTTAGAAACAGTGGGAGTAATTCAGAATTTGCGAGAAGAAATGATTTTATTCTTGCAAGGGTTAGATAACTGTCAAGTTCTACCTAGTCAGGCTAGTTTTGTAACGTTTAAAGCACCGTGGGCAGAAGAATTTTATCAGCAAGCCTTGGCACAGGATTGGAATTTCAAATATTATCCAACAGGTAAATTAGAAGGGTATATTCGCCTATCTATTGGCCGTCCAGAAGAAATGGACATGATAAAAAAAATGATTGAGAAACTAGTGGAAGCGTAG